The following DNA comes from Bactrocera neohumeralis isolate Rockhampton unplaced genomic scaffold, APGP_CSIRO_Bneo_wtdbg2-racon-allhic-juicebox.fasta_v2 cluster11, whole genome shotgun sequence.
AAAGATTCTAGAGCAGCTGCTCTCCAGGTGCGTGCGTCTGAATGCGCTGAAAAGTGCGACTCACGCGCAGGCCCGCTCAGTAACAGcgaccacccaagcggtcgatTATCGCGTGCTCGCCGTGGCACAGCCCACAACCCCAAACAGTGGTCGGATTAAGGCCCCTCAATTAACCGCCGGCAGGACAACGGACCCCGTAACGGTCCGGAGTCGACCGATGTAGTGCTGAGCCGAATCGCACCGTGGGCTAAACGGTTCGCTGATACGACCGTTGGTCCTCGCAGGAGTCGCAATCTCCAACGCATGCACAAAATTGCACACAAATGTGTACCCGCACAAAACACTTGAGGTTAGTAACCCTCACAACCCACGATCGCACAAACAATTCTACCGACCGCTACTCACACGCGCCAGGCAATAACGGTGCCAGCTAAACTGCGTAAGCAAAGGACCGCACAAAAggaaatcgccgaaaaaacacTATGAAAAAATCGCAACGATGCGCACGCACGTCTATCCGCGTCGACAGTCAATTAACGAATgggtcactgttgacagtcataacttggaagttgtagatagtttcgtatatttgggaaccgttgtaaacaccaccaacaatgtcagcctgggaatccaacgcaggataactcttgccaacaggtgctacttctgactgagtaggcaattgagaagtaaagtcctctctcgacgaacaaaaaccaaactctataagtcactcataattcccattctgctgtatggtgcagaggcctggacgatgacaacaaatgatgagttgacgttgcgagttttcgagagaaaagttctgcggaagattttcGGTCCTTtccgcattggccacggcgaatatcgcattcgatggaacgatgagctgtatgagatatatgatgacatatacatagttcagcgaattaaaaaacagcggccacgctggctaggtcatgttgtccgaatggacgaaaacgctccagctctgaaagtattcgacgctgtacccgccgggggaagcagaggaagaggaagacctccactcctttggaaggaccaggtggagaaggacctggctacgcttggaatatccaattggcggcacgtagcgaaaagaagaaacgactggtgcgctgttgttaactcggctataatcacgtaagcggtgtctacgccgattaagaagaagaaggagttAACAATAGGGTATATATAAGGAAGTGTCCTGAAGTTAAAAGTTCCAAGTTCGTTAAGTCGTCGCTTTTAAGGTAGCAAATTCTTCAAacgtaaatttttgtaattttccgaTCTTTCTTAGATgggtttttttacttttaccgCCTGCTTCCCATAATGCACCCATAAGAAATCAAAATGTGATCTGCGTGCTGTCCTTGGTTactagttttttgagaaaactgtTTTTGTCTAAACccttgaaaattatttgaattagtTTCGTGACGTAGTCGAGACGTTGATGGGTCTATATCCATTGATTCCAATTTCTCCTGCCCACCGTTGTTAATGAAAGTATTACTTCTGTGCTTATTGTTTATGTTAAAACTTGTGAAACCTTTTATCTTCGTAAGGAAtataaatttaagaatttattataatatttttttcccatgcgccacgttgggcgccaattaaattatattactttattggtttattaaattaacattaaactttatttgttttatgttgtCTCTTCCGCTTGCAACCAAGATCTAATAAGAACAAATTCCAATACCTCTAGGATTACCGCTTCTCTCTCTCCACTGTTGTGGTTCCGTCAGCTATTTTTATTGACATTCGAATTAAATCAATGACTATTTGTCAACTCTTCATTGTCACGCAGAGTGATCACTCTCCCAGCAATCAGCGCGCTCTTGCTCTGCAAGTGTTGGCGATGCTGTTAAGTGTTATACTCATGATACTAAAAAGGCATCAGAGAATAGATCTTTACGTGGGTGGCCATTGCAGcttaacttacatatatactaacaCAAAATGCCAAATAGGCGAttcaaactttatttattatctATTTTATACACACGTAAATTAAACAACTAACGTTCACTCCTTTTATTTGTTCCAGCTAATTGACTGGTTTAACAATCGAACATAATTTTATCttgaaattaattcaaattcacTGCCATTTAGTTTTACACCATAAGGGTGCTCAGGAttcagaaacatttttttttgttatagatTGTCTTAAAATATAGTATCTTataaatatttccttaaaaTGAAGAAGTGAAGTAAATTCTTTAAGTACTTTTCGAGTTATTCGGTATTTAGCAAAGGGTTTTCGGACGCTCTGCCACGTTCGAGATCAGGTAACTAGCAGCAGCTCCAACTTCAAATACGTTCTTCTCAAACCTAGGTTTTCTTTAACTGGTGACCGCTCGGTAGATTTCTATGACACCTTTAAAGCCttttaaaaacatgaaaaactaGTGCTTAAtcgaactttttttaataaggaaaatattttcccGAGGccgacatttttaattaaaaaaggaataaatatattttatcaggCACTAGATTGTCaattaataaaactaatttttttgtgcgATTAATTTTAGATGAATTCACTGGATTCGATGCAATCGATTGGATCTGGACTAACCCAAAAAGCCATTACTTTTaaagttattgttattttttttcaatttctgcaAAGTCAAATCGAAACTTTAATTAATGAtgctatatttttacttttataaaattaaaaaatttactggCAAACAATTGTTTTGTTAATTATCACTCTTTCATGTCTTTTACTACTCCTAACACAACTTTACTTTCAACTTCTTACTTACTTAAAATTTCAATCTATATGTTATATCGTACAGactgttattaaaaaatgattttaaaattaaaagtatttaatcAGGAATGAAAAACATTCTTGTCTTTGGCAGCACTTGTAATTAGAATTTCCCCAAGAACGAAGATTTAAAATGATCCGTTGATGCGCATAAGTTTCGGTGTAATGTGATAGTTACTATCCTGAACGTGTTGCTTTTCAATATAAGTATTTCTTAAACCCTGCTTGCCATGAAGTTCGTAAAACCCTGAAGGAAACATGGGAACCACAGaaagtaaatatgtacgtatataaatgatcaccgtgacgagctgagttgaccGGTTACGGTTTCAGGTATAGTTACAcattgctataagaaatgcacccgTGAAGagttatactactgtgatcaaattgaaaggtgaattttattcatttcatctccttcaaagtaatcctctccCGCTggaatacacttatgccaacgaattttccagttatCATAGCGCTTGGagaaatcctccgtcgtgaagGCTATCAGAGCTTTCTTCGATTTAGCTTTTATCAGGCATGTTCCAGAAATCGTTTTCGCATGAAAATGATAATGAAATCGTGAGACAGTGTTCTGAATACCACTTTGCGATTTCGAATATACATTTTTCGAACATGAAATCGGTGCGATATGGCATGTTCTAGAAATCGATTTCGCAAATTGTTTGACGTTTTGATATCGGCAAAAAGAAGTGCGCgaaataattgaatttgcttttaaaacttaaaatgtcAGTATTTGCGCCAGTTATTTGgatttcttcacaaaaattaatactttcctTTTCTTATTTTAGCGGAAAACATAAAAGCCAAAgtcaaaaaaacgttttttcaaattttacggGCAAAAATCCAGACTTGGCGAAAAATTTCGTTAAAGGGAATCGCGTTGCTGTGGAGGCTTTGTGGGCAGACGTTGCTAAAATGCTAACTAGCGAAGGTCCACAGCGAACAGATGTTAACGGCTggaaaaaagtgagaaaaatatCACGCGGTAGTATATGTGAactgcattaaaatttttttaataggtaTGGTCCGATTGGAAAGGCTGCATCCGGAAGAAAATCGCGCACAACAAATGCGAAAGCAGAGCTACTGGAAGAGGGCAATTCAACAAATTTTCGCTAACCCCCAGTGAGGAAGAAGTAGCTCAAATTTGTGGAATATATACGGCCGTGGAAGGCATCGCAATTAGCTCTTCATTTGGGGTTAACGTTAATTCTGTTGATGTCGCCAGCGATTCGTTGGATGCCATTCTTTCATGTACTGATGAAATTGCTAGCGGCGGACCAAAGTCCACACCACTAAAACGACGACATGAAGACACTGTGCAAGATTGCCTCAAAAAGCACACGGCAACAGAAGCAGGTGCAGTTGAAAAGATATCTGATACCTTGCAGTTTCTTTTTGCAAATATGGATAAATTGACCAAATTAGTGGCGCAACAAAACGAGCTCATTGCCGAACAAAACCAAGATCGTCGCAAGTATTATCTGGATAAGCAAGAAAGCTTgatcaataaaaatgtaattaagcaGAAGATGCTAGAAATCGAAGAAATTCGAGTCCAAAGGGATATTTATTTCAAaccaaatactaaaaatatcgaataattaattttactaaataataatattattaaatgatcCCATATCCATATCCCATGATCAAAATCTCGAATGGATACAGCGGCAGTTTGTAGATGGCTGCTATAATCAGCAACTTCTTCGCCCAGAAAATCGTCGACTACATCTAAAGCAAAGGCATTCAGGTTATAATGGCAACAAATGTTGTGCAAAGCACTgcatacatttataatttttacaacatTCTCTGGGATATATGGCAAAGTTGTTTGAAGTTATTTAAAGCGTCTCTTGAGGACTCCGATTACTTTCTCAGCGATATTTCTTGCCTTGGAGTGTTGTAAATTGAATTTGTGCTGTGGTGACCCAGCGTTTGCATCACTATAAGGGGTAAGTAAATATGGTTCCAAGCCATATCCTGAATCTCCTAGTAGCCAAGATCTATGGTTTTCTCCCACATAATTGGATGAAAGATATTGTTTGGCACCACTTAAAGAAAATATGAAGGCGTCATGACTGGAGCCAGGGTGGCATGCTTCCACAGCCGTTATACGCATTCTGTAATCGCAAATCTGTAAAAGAATTGAATTAATATCaccaacaaattttatatttgaactCACATTCATCGTATTAACGCTGAAATAACCCTTTCTGTTAAAATACAAATGCTCATTTTGGTGGGGCTTCATAATTTTTATGTGTGTCCCGTTTACACAACCGATTATTCCGAGAATtctaaaattgttgaaaaaatgtgctttcgacattttaatttcttcttcgcTCATTTACAGTTGAATTCATTTTAGACAGAGTGCTTTTTCTTTCTCATGTAAGACTTTGCACACGGTACTTCTTGCAAGGGATACGTCGGTGTCTTTTCTTACCGAGCGCTGAAATCCTTCCTCTGCAAGGTACCTCAAAGTAGTAGCAAGCTTTATTTTCACCATAATAGATGACGGATTTATTAGTGGTTGGACATCGCGAACAATTCCTTTAAACACTTCTTTACTTATCCTGTAATGGGCAACAAAACTTTATTGGGACAAAATGCATCTCTTATGTTCCaaactttgttttatatatacttacacgGAATCTGGGATAATTTGCAAATTCGGTGCCGAATTTAAATCGTGCGATTTCCAGAACATGCCtgtatatcctcaattgagtcaaaacggtgtactcggagtggtcatgtgaatttgctaaATTGCcaaaagttacacgaaggtaaatcaggtgaatgcggtggttgcggtaTGAGTTGAAAAAGTGGCGAattgatcacgaataaccaatgcaatataagatggtgcattatcgcacttctttttttaataaattcagacaCATTAACATCGAAGAATTGACATTTACAGcttcacaaaacgacgcgtatctcaaatattaatgaatattttgacgtaaaatttagcatagatgtacTACTAACTAGTACTACTAACTAACAGAAAAAGAATTGACCGATTCAAAAAACACGtgaagcataaattaaaaattcacctttcaatttgatcacagtagtatagcCTCGCTGCTGCCGAAATTAACGTATTTGTCTTGTTTTTAATAtgcgttttttatttgaccagcgAATTAAGCTATTcgtttattttgtatggaagacttatagcgggattctgtaaccagtctctagtctctatttgagacattttgaggcaaagtctcaatttgagactagttactattcactaaacagtctctagcggtagtctcaaaatattgagaactggtagttagcaggtcacaaaactaaaaataacacttgtctgccattttgaatatactgaatagagatcatcatagatattaatcgattgtcgtttctttatattttgtaagcaactcaaatacgaaaaggttaaaaataaatcaattttacataaatttcgtaaatattatgaaacaaagtcaacatatatttttattttcattgataattatgttttttgactatgttatagaaaatttaatatttgttatcgacatatttattttcattcaagtgtaaaaacatctctgaataatgaaatgtaatagattttgtgactgtcacttatagaatagcaatatcatctcaagtctcaaaaattgtctctaacttaaaatctcaaatttagagacttgagactgtctcaagttacagaatcgcacggtaagccaacataattatgttggcttgtcataagctatcatagcttgtatattgaattagaggcattgccagttcatctttttttttcattcacaatagctatgatttttccaaaaaaaagtagttggcaaTAAAGATAAAGTTCATTTTGAcagatgaaaatgtaaacaaaccaaaattacaaaattttgtttaagttaaaattaatacaaatatgaacattcgttatattttgtttgtattaatatcatcaaatgaacaaaataaatatatttatatagtaatttAATATCCTGTTTACAAATTGAAGAATTCAAACTAAGCTTTTCTCCACATCAGACATTTTGAAACAGATTGAATATCAGCTGTCTGTTCCCGCCCGCATTGCCAACACACTTAgtttttaagcgaaaatatgaaataagctaaatgctttttatttgttCATGTTTTAGATATTAGCTTatgatggtcaaataaaacacggctAATATTATTTCCATGAACTATTAAttacttgtatttttattgttattatattaaatcGTGTACTCAAAGAATATTGTAATTAttcttttgaatatattttttctaaatttatatatttgccaCTTATACTTTATCAGTAACGTCACTTAAAATTTCAGGATGGTTACGATTAAAAAAAGCTGTAGGTGTATAATAATTCAATTGGATTACTTTTAGTGGACGATGTCAAACTAAGTGGAAAATCGACAACTCTCTTGCTTAAATAGAAAACACTTTTTGTCAATTATACGCGCTTCATCCACCTGTTTAGTCACAGGCAGAAGACAACCAGTCGACGAacataggagcattttccttcaaaaaccggacaaaaatgaaaattacaaacttcagcgatgctactcaaaattgatttttttagtacCTAAGTAACCGTTCTACAATGAACCGATTAACTGAATGACCTTCAGCCCGCTATATTGCCACTTaagtagtcggaacctagatttcgttcagaacgcatgtgcttattcgcgaaactctctatttttctcgaaattgcaagtggttttttgtgttgcgtgaagtgaattctggaaaatattttttacggattctggacaacatggtatgtatttaatattggagatataaagattaatttagttaatctattattttgttttttgcgggaaaacaatgaatcattaaaaaaactaattttttttaattttttagaaattagtgtttttgttatagtgtcggCCGAGGCCGAGCTTTGAATtatgaatcattaaaaaaactaattttttttttaattttttagaaattagtgtttttgtgaTAGTATCGGCCGAGGCCGAGCTTTgaattatgtttcttagtaaaCTACAGGGCTTCTACTTAACATATAATCTTAAACATTTTCCCCGTTTTTCCCCCCCTTTAAGAAAAGGGCGTTGAATTAGATACATAGGTcacttgcataaaatgagtgctgctttatttattttttttaatgaaatactgaaatcctgctaaattattatatacgggtggtatatatgtagatggcaTAAGGGGGCTCTATccgagccggtgtgaaaataggacaatgggcgtggcaccggccactttttggtgaaatcccggGACcggactgaccgatttcgacaaaatttggaacatacatacattactctgtgaaaatgagcgaaatcggactacaaccacgcctacttctcatataacacaatttaaaatttcatttgattctttcactttccagtatacaaataaagaattaattaatataacggaataaaatttcaagGTAAT
Coding sequences within:
- the LOC126765893 gene encoding uncharacterized protein LOC126765893, giving the protein MSYRHMIDDITPGSSELQKIGKHKSQSQKNVFSNFTGKNPDLAKNFVKGNRVAVEALWADVAKMLTSEGPQRTDVNGWKKVWSDWKGCIRKKIAHNKCESRATGRGQFNKFSLTPSEEEVAQICGIYTAVEGIAISSSFGVNVNSVDVASDSLDAILSCTDEIASGGPKSTPLKRRHEDTVQDCLKKHTATEAGAVEKISDTLQFLFANMDKLTKLVAQQNELIAEQNQDRRKYYLDKQESLINKNVIKQKMLEIEEIRVQRDIYFKPNTKNIE